One part of the Halostagnicola larsenii XH-48 genome encodes these proteins:
- a CDS encoding FAD binding domain-containing protein gives MKPAPFTHHRPETIEEALELLEELEDAELMAGNQSLGIVMANRLATPDHLVDLNGIDDLAYIEESEDEVRIGAMTTHRTLERSERLAERLPMLPDAAGQIAGPAVRNQGTVGGSLGEADPAGNYPAALLALDGSITLHSLEGTRSIPVSEFFIAYMFTDLREEELIESVSVPTEPFPPERTGMAFVELKRAAQTFPTVSAATSVRVDDPTADEPVIEDARIALANAADIPLRVEDAESVLEGAPLSEDGLAEVAEIVSGSVTPEGEMHADREYKEEVAGEYAKRSIKQAYDDAVAASDS, from the coding sequence ATGAAACCAGCACCGTTTACACACCACCGCCCGGAGACGATCGAGGAGGCCCTCGAACTCCTCGAAGAGCTCGAGGACGCGGAGCTGATGGCGGGCAATCAGTCGCTCGGCATCGTGATGGCGAATCGGCTCGCGACGCCCGACCACCTCGTCGATCTCAACGGGATAGACGACCTCGCGTACATCGAGGAGAGCGAGGACGAAGTCCGGATCGGTGCAATGACGACCCACCGAACGCTCGAGCGCTCGGAACGACTCGCGGAGAGACTGCCGATGCTGCCCGATGCGGCCGGACAGATCGCCGGCCCCGCCGTTAGAAATCAGGGCACCGTCGGCGGCAGCCTCGGTGAGGCCGACCCGGCGGGTAACTACCCGGCGGCGCTGCTCGCGCTCGATGGATCGATCACGCTCCACTCGCTCGAGGGGACCCGATCGATACCCGTCAGCGAGTTCTTTATCGCGTACATGTTTACCGATCTTCGAGAGGAGGAACTCATCGAGAGCGTCTCCGTTCCGACCGAGCCGTTCCCGCCCGAGCGAACGGGAATGGCGTTCGTCGAACTCAAGCGGGCCGCCCAGACGTTCCCGACGGTCAGCGCGGCGACGTCGGTTCGCGTCGACGACCCGACCGCCGACGAGCCCGTTATCGAGGACGCGCGAATTGCACTCGCGAACGCGGCGGATATCCCGCTTCGAGTCGAAGACGCCGAATCGGTTCTGGAGGGAGCGCCGCTGTCCGAGGACGGACTCGCGGAAGTCGCCGAGATCGTCTCCGGATCGGTCACCCCCGAGGGCGAGATGCACGCGGATCGAGAGTACAAAGAAGAAGTCGCCGGCGAGTACGCCAAACGCTCGATAAAGCAAGCCTACGACGACGCCGTCGCGGCGTCGGATTCGTAG
- a CDS encoding CoxG family protein, giving the protein MEQSREELWPYFTDPDILAECAPGCKEMILESPHEITAVLAVGVGSVKPEFEVEAVVTNIEYPEVLELTAVGQAPRNEFEMTATMELIEQDDGGTIVDWEAKADVSGTIVSLGSRALKSVTNRLVKKYFSDMQAIIEEGRDAESKLEEAPDDATDDLDVEIES; this is encoded by the coding sequence ATGGAACAGTCGAGAGAAGAATTGTGGCCCTACTTTACCGACCCGGATATCCTCGCGGAGTGTGCGCCGGGCTGTAAGGAGATGATCCTCGAGTCTCCCCATGAGATCACCGCGGTTCTTGCGGTCGGCGTCGGAAGCGTCAAACCCGAGTTCGAGGTCGAGGCGGTCGTGACGAACATCGAGTACCCCGAGGTGCTCGAGTTGACCGCGGTCGGACAGGCGCCGCGAAACGAGTTCGAGATGACGGCGACGATGGAGCTGATCGAACAGGACGACGGCGGAACGATCGTCGACTGGGAGGCCAAAGCCGACGTCTCGGGAACGATCGTTAGCCTGGGCAGTCGAGCGTTAAAGAGCGTGACCAACCGGCTGGTCAAGAAGTACTTCTCGGACATGCAGGCGATCATCGAGGAGGGGCGGGACGCCGAATCGAAACTCGAGGAAGCGCCGGACGACGCGACCGACGATCTGGACGTCGAAATCGAATCGTAG
- a CDS encoding xanthine dehydrogenase family protein molybdopterin-binding subunit, producing MSSSHPTDVGADPETESESFTGQGLPRVEDHRILTGNAQYIHDITPENCLHMALVRSMHAHAEIESIDTDEAEAHPDCELVLTAEDLKAEYNPMPTGIDSVETEDGVADLFEWSLADEKARFVGEPVVAVVASNRYAAEDVADLVTVEYNSVDAVADGMAARENDVVVHEDVGTNVVDHERIEFGDPAGAFEDADNVVEGEYSWGRISGVPLETAGVVSSYDDEGDSFDIDCNIQLHTLVDNMIYETLGYESDDVRVNVPADVGGSYGTKIGIHRYCCLTAMASHQLERPVKFEEDRIENLQGGDMHCSDRDYEMRMAVDDDGTIRGLEVWFVDDFGAYPRYPVNQVLKPLSVVTNSYDIDDVTYEYDLVLTNKTSQTAYRGFGVDPHIYALEMVIDKAARAIDMDPTAFRRHNLIQPEQMPYTLPSKNIYDSGDYPATLDRIEEIIEDERDGGLLDPEVVEAKRAEGKYRGVQPSVIIEPGVSGSDWTDRQRSDREALEDRDRDDVEELPEHLRATLEDDGTVTAYLATDSSGQGHQTLVSQLLADELEILPSDIEVDYLDSIDAPTEYGSAASRMAVMLSGATVGLAERFVQTATAVAADHWGISEADVSYRDGSVERIDTGDSLSLADLAAVDTDERRLTQVSYNYEHPATEFEEFDEAFSRKFPVYPTAAFGANAPIVEVDIETGEVDILTFHTVRDCGTMLNPMIVEGQAHGGIAQGIGASLLEEFGYEDDGQPQAITLFDYLLPSIENVPEIQMEHTETPSPYTETGAKGVGEGGMIDAPASIATSINAALEPLGIDEPADQIPVAPDHIRRSVRDLE from the coding sequence ATGTCCAGTTCACACCCAACGGATGTCGGGGCCGATCCCGAAACGGAGTCGGAATCGTTTACGGGACAGGGGCTGCCCCGAGTCGAAGATCACCGGATTCTGACCGGAAACGCCCAGTACATCCACGATATCACGCCGGAGAACTGTCTGCACATGGCGCTCGTGCGCAGCATGCACGCACACGCGGAGATCGAATCTATCGACACGGACGAAGCCGAAGCCCACCCCGACTGCGAACTGGTCTTGACCGCAGAGGACCTTAAGGCCGAATACAACCCGATGCCGACCGGCATCGATAGCGTCGAAACCGAAGACGGCGTCGCCGACCTGTTCGAATGGTCGCTGGCCGACGAGAAGGCTCGCTTCGTCGGCGAGCCCGTCGTCGCCGTCGTCGCCTCGAACCGGTACGCCGCAGAAGACGTCGCGGATCTCGTTACCGTCGAGTACAACTCCGTCGACGCCGTCGCGGACGGGATGGCCGCTCGAGAGAACGACGTGGTCGTCCACGAGGATGTCGGAACGAACGTCGTCGATCACGAACGCATCGAGTTCGGCGATCCGGCGGGCGCGTTCGAGGACGCAGACAACGTCGTCGAAGGCGAGTACTCGTGGGGTCGCATCTCCGGCGTTCCACTCGAGACCGCGGGCGTTGTCTCGAGCTACGACGACGAGGGCGATTCGTTCGACATCGACTGCAACATCCAGTTGCACACCCTCGTCGACAACATGATCTACGAGACGCTCGGGTACGAATCAGACGACGTTCGAGTGAACGTCCCGGCCGACGTCGGCGGCAGCTACGGAACCAAAATCGGCATCCACCGCTACTGCTGTCTGACCGCGATGGCGAGCCACCAGCTCGAGCGGCCCGTAAAATTCGAGGAGGATCGCATCGAGAACCTCCAGGGCGGAGACATGCACTGTTCGGATCGAGACTACGAGATGCGCATGGCCGTCGACGACGACGGCACCATTCGCGGGCTCGAGGTCTGGTTCGTCGACGACTTCGGCGCGTACCCGCGGTATCCGGTCAACCAGGTACTCAAACCGCTGTCGGTGGTCACCAACTCCTACGATATCGACGACGTGACCTACGAGTACGACCTGGTGCTGACGAACAAAACCTCCCAGACGGCCTACCGCGGCTTCGGCGTCGATCCGCACATCTACGCGCTCGAGATGGTAATTGACAAGGCCGCCCGAGCGATCGACATGGATCCGACGGCGTTCCGTCGGCACAACCTGATCCAGCCCGAGCAGATGCCCTACACCCTTCCCTCGAAGAACATCTACGACTCCGGGGACTATCCCGCGACCCTCGACCGGATCGAGGAGATCATCGAGGACGAACGCGACGGCGGCCTCCTCGACCCCGAGGTCGTAGAAGCAAAACGCGCGGAGGGCAAGTACCGCGGCGTGCAGCCGAGCGTCATCATCGAACCGGGCGTCAGCGGCTCCGACTGGACCGACCGCCAGCGAAGTGACCGCGAGGCGCTCGAGGACCGGGACCGTGACGACGTCGAGGAACTCCCAGAGCACCTCCGGGCGACCCTCGAGGACGACGGCACCGTAACGGCGTACCTGGCGACTGACTCGTCCGGCCAGGGCCACCAGACGCTGGTTTCCCAACTGCTCGCCGACGAACTCGAGATCCTGCCCAGCGACATCGAAGTCGATTATCTCGACAGCATCGACGCGCCGACGGAGTACGGAAGCGCGGCATCACGGATGGCCGTGATGCTCTCCGGCGCGACCGTCGGGCTCGCAGAGCGGTTCGTCCAAACCGCGACCGCCGTCGCGGCCGATCACTGGGGCATCTCCGAAGCCGACGTGAGTTACCGCGACGGCTCGGTCGAACGGATCGATACGGGCGATTCGCTCTCGCTCGCAGATCTCGCGGCGGTCGACACCGACGAACGACGGCTCACCCAGGTCAGCTACAACTACGAACACCCCGCGACCGAGTTCGAGGAGTTCGACGAGGCCTTCTCCCGGAAGTTCCCGGTCTACCCGACCGCCGCCTTCGGGGCGAACGCGCCCATCGTCGAGGTCGACATCGAAACCGGCGAGGTCGACATCCTCACGTTCCACACGGTGCGTGACTGCGGAACGATGTTGAACCCGATGATCGTCGAGGGCCAGGCCCACGGCGGCATCGCCCAGGGAATCGGCGCGTCGCTCCTCGAGGAGTTCGGCTACGAGGACGACGGCCAGCCCCAGGCGATTACGCTGTTCGATTACCTGCTCCCGTCGATCGAGAACGTCCCGGAGATCCAGATGGAACACACCGAGACACCGTCGCCGTACACCGAAACCGGCGCGAAAGGCGTCGGCGAGGGCGGGATGATCGACGCGCCCGCGAGCATCGCCACGTCGATCAACGCGGCGCTCGAGCCCCTCGGTATCGACGAACCGGCGGATCAGATCCCGGTCGCGCCGGATCACATTCGTCGGAGCGTTCGAGACCTCGAGTAA
- a CDS encoding (2Fe-2S)-binding protein, giving the protein MSIDSTDGTDGPASQEVTVTVDGETITRQVEPRLKLSDFLRYECDRNGVRVGCEHGVCGACTVQQDGTSVKSCLSYAVQADGAEIETVEGLDDDGSLHPIQEAFHETHALQCGFCTSGFVMATKELLEENPDPTREEIETGLADNICRCTGYQNIYEAVERAAEKMED; this is encoded by the coding sequence ATGAGCATCGATAGCACAGATGGAACCGATGGCCCCGCTTCTCAAGAGGTTACGGTCACGGTCGACGGCGAAACGATAACCAGACAGGTCGAACCGCGGCTCAAGCTTTCGGATTTCCTGCGCTATGAGTGCGATCGCAACGGCGTCCGGGTCGGCTGCGAACACGGCGTCTGTGGCGCGTGTACGGTCCAGCAAGACGGAACTAGCGTCAAAAGTTGTCTATCCTACGCCGTCCAGGCCGACGGTGCAGAAATCGAGACAGTCGAGGGCCTCGACGACGACGGCTCGCTTCACCCGATTCAGGAGGCGTTCCACGAAACGCACGCGCTCCAGTGTGGGTTCTGTACGAGCGGCTTCGTCATGGCGACGAAGGAACTGTTAGAAGAGAACCCGGATCCGACGAGAGAGGAGATCGAGACCGGGTTAGCCGACAACATCTGCAGATGCACCGGCTACCAGAACATCTACGAGGCGGTCGAACGTGCCGCCGAAAAGATGGAGGACTAA
- a CDS encoding dihydroorotase has protein sequence MVDTTGDLRVTNARVVTPNGTISGGVVAKDGIIVGVGDESNLPDADREIDAEGNYLIPGFIDPHVHWGLSRYEFDYHEGLEHDFETETRGAIHGGVTTVVNFLLQKEPYVPDMDFFKRAGEENSYIDFGYHAIVHQDHHVDEIEALADSGVRSYKVFFNWYKHASPELGIDHSDAGRTYRVLDKVSDIPGGVVMFHAENEDLAIERRKELQEEGRNDLEAWSEASPNVAEAMQIDQIGRLTEYTDSRAYIVHMSTGEGVDVVERFQDKGVNLHAETLPAFLSHTYEQDDLGIWGKISPPLRGEESKKRLWEGIRTGVVDYVGTDHCPHKIEFKEKDTGKHGDIWDAIPGDNNGIEYFLPVMMSEGVNKNRLSMERLVEVCSTNNAKRWGLYPRKGAIAEGSDADMVIVDLEKSAVVDDDFYHTMEPRYSTFHGDELTGLPTHTIVDGEVVVEDGELLAEPGGREYLPRGPEGVALE, from the coding sequence ATGGTCGACACAACCGGAGACCTTCGAGTGACGAATGCGCGAGTTGTCACGCCGAACGGCACGATCAGCGGCGGCGTTGTAGCGAAAGACGGCATCATCGTCGGCGTCGGCGACGAATCGAACCTCCCAGACGCGGATCGAGAGATCGATGCCGAAGGGAATTACCTCATTCCCGGCTTCATCGATCCCCACGTTCACTGGGGCCTCTCGAGGTACGAATTCGACTACCACGAGGGTCTCGAGCACGACTTCGAGACTGAGACGCGCGGGGCGATTCACGGCGGTGTGACGACCGTCGTCAACTTCCTGCTCCAGAAAGAGCCTTACGTGCCGGATATGGACTTCTTCAAGCGCGCCGGCGAGGAGAACTCCTACATCGACTTCGGCTATCACGCGATCGTCCACCAGGACCATCACGTCGACGAGATCGAGGCGCTCGCCGATTCCGGGGTCCGGTCGTACAAGGTGTTCTTCAACTGGTACAAACACGCCTCGCCCGAACTCGGCATCGATCACTCCGACGCCGGTCGAACCTACCGCGTGCTCGACAAGGTATCGGATATCCCCGGCGGCGTCGTGATGTTCCACGCCGAGAACGAGGACCTGGCGATCGAACGGCGCAAGGAACTCCAGGAAGAGGGTCGCAACGACCTCGAGGCGTGGTCCGAAGCCTCGCCGAACGTCGCCGAGGCGATGCAGATCGATCAGATCGGCCGCCTGACGGAGTACACCGACTCGCGCGCCTACATCGTCCACATGAGTACCGGCGAAGGCGTCGACGTCGTCGAACGCTTCCAGGACAAGGGCGTCAACCTGCACGCGGAAACGCTGCCCGCCTTCCTCAGTCACACGTACGAACAGGACGACCTCGGTATCTGGGGCAAAATCTCTCCACCGCTGCGCGGCGAGGAGAGCAAAAAGCGGCTCTGGGAGGGAATCCGAACCGGCGTCGTCGACTACGTCGGGACCGACCACTGTCCGCACAAGATCGAGTTCAAGGAAAAGGACACGGGCAAGCACGGCGACATCTGGGACGCGATTCCCGGCGACAACAACGGCATCGAGTACTTCCTCCCGGTCATGATGAGCGAGGGCGTCAACAAGAACCGTCTCAGCATGGAACGGCTCGTCGAGGTCTGCTCGACGAATAACGCCAAACGCTGGGGACTGTACCCCCGAAAAGGAGCGATCGCGGAGGGCTCCGACGCCGACATGGTCATCGTCGACTTGGAGAAGAGCGCGGTCGTCGATGACGACTTCTACCACACGATGGAGCCGCGATACTCGACGTTCCACGGCGACGAACTCACTGGGCTCCCGACACACACCATCGTCGACGGCGAGGTCGTCGTCGAGGACGGCGAGTTGCTCGCCGAACCGGGCGGACGCGAGTACCTGCCACGCGGTCCGGAAGGCGTCGCGCTCGAGTAA
- a CDS encoding nucleotidyltransferase family protein, translating into MTGLVGVVLAAGLGTRFEDGNKLLARVEGEPIVGRAARSIADASLDRTIATLGHDGPAVRRAVDPHVDETIQVDEYERGQSRSVRAGARYARETTADAALFLPGDMPCVESKTVRRLVDAYRSAGDGAVVPTYDDRRGNPVLFDAAHFDELASLAGDTGGRELFEKIDVRRVPTNDPGIHVDIDTRTDLWSVRQSGCDTGRS; encoded by the coding sequence ATGACCGGACTCGTCGGCGTCGTGCTCGCGGCCGGCCTCGGAACCCGATTCGAGGACGGGAACAAGCTACTCGCGAGAGTCGAGGGTGAACCGATCGTCGGTCGCGCCGCTCGGTCGATAGCCGACGCCTCCCTCGACCGAACGATCGCTACCCTCGGTCACGACGGGCCAGCCGTTCGGCGTGCGGTCGATCCTCACGTCGACGAAACGATTCAGGTCGACGAGTACGAACGCGGACAGAGCCGTTCGGTTCGAGCGGGTGCGCGGTACGCTCGAGAGACCACTGCCGATGCTGCGCTCTTTCTTCCCGGAGACATGCCGTGTGTCGAGTCGAAAACCGTTCGCCGACTCGTCGACGCGTATCGATCTGCGGGCGACGGCGCGGTCGTTCCGACCTACGATGACAGGCGCGGGAATCCGGTGCTGTTCGATGCCGCACACTTCGACGAACTGGCGTCTCTTGCGGGGGATACCGGCGGCCGCGAGCTGTTCGAGAAGATCGACGTTCGTCGGGTGCCGACAAACGATCCTGGTATCCACGTCGATATCGACACGAGGACCGATCTCTGGAGCGTCCGTCAGTCCGGCTGTGATACCGGCCGGTCGTGA
- a CDS encoding XdhC family protein, whose translation MSETDPWGVTTLELFELLEETLGGPVEQAVATVVGVDGSAYRRPGAKMILGEDGSTYGGITAGCLEGPLQDVARDVIAAGTPEFVTFDLTDDDDGWGLGLGCEGVVDVLVEPVDERWAEPVEAYHRGESRALVTAIDGTDAVPTGSRTVFTPDGAVTEADGERSLPPEVIAQIDETARKRASEGNWCRRTAATDDGDLELFIDGITPATRLVLFGGQPDVRPVTRLARDVGLHVTVATARGGQADESSFPRADRVVATRPTDLGELVDHRTYVVVMSHNFLDDRLALESLLETSVPFIGLMGPRERFRRLRDDLEAEGVRFSETDFERIAAPVGLHLGGGEPVEIALSIVSEVVAVSNGKSGGRLRNRGGPIHDRPVSQPD comes from the coding sequence ATGAGCGAAACAGACCCGTGGGGCGTAACTACCCTCGAACTCTTCGAACTGCTCGAGGAAACCCTCGGGGGACCGGTCGAGCAGGCCGTCGCGACCGTCGTGGGTGTGGACGGCTCTGCCTACCGGCGACCCGGCGCGAAGATGATACTCGGAGAAGACGGGTCGACCTACGGCGGGATCACGGCCGGCTGCCTCGAAGGACCCCTCCAGGACGTTGCGCGAGACGTCATCGCGGCGGGGACACCGGAGTTCGTTACCTTCGACCTCACTGACGACGATGACGGGTGGGGGCTCGGACTCGGCTGCGAGGGCGTCGTGGACGTACTCGTCGAACCGGTCGACGAGCGCTGGGCTGAGCCGGTCGAGGCCTACCACCGCGGCGAATCGCGAGCGCTCGTCACCGCAATCGACGGGACGGATGCGGTTCCGACGGGTTCGAGAACCGTCTTCACGCCCGACGGAGCCGTCACTGAGGCGGACGGCGAGCGGTCGCTTCCCCCGGAAGTTATAGCGCAGATCGACGAAACCGCACGAAAACGTGCGAGCGAGGGCAACTGGTGTAGACGAACCGCGGCGACCGACGACGGCGACCTCGAGCTGTTTATCGACGGGATCACGCCCGCGACGCGGCTGGTACTGTTCGGCGGTCAGCCCGACGTGCGCCCGGTCACGAGACTGGCTCGAGACGTTGGATTGCACGTTACGGTCGCGACGGCGAGGGGCGGACAAGCTGACGAATCGTCGTTCCCGCGGGCAGACCGGGTCGTCGCAACCCGCCCGACCGACCTCGGTGAACTGGTCGACCACCGAACGTACGTCGTCGTGATGTCGCACAATTTCCTCGACGATCGGCTCGCACTCGAGAGCCTGCTCGAGACGTCGGTGCCGTTTATCGGACTAATGGGGCCTCGAGAACGGTTTCGTCGGCTTCGTGACGACCTCGAAGCCGAAGGGGTACGGTTCTCGGAGACCGACTTCGAGCGAATCGCCGCTCCTGTCGGACTCCACCTCGGCGGCGGCGAACCCGTCGAAATCGCGCTGAGTATCGTTTCGGAAGTCGTCGCGGTGAGCAACGGAAAAAGCGGCGGGCGGCTCCGTAATCGGGGCGGCCCGATTCACGACCGGCCGGTATCACAGCCGGACTGA
- a CDS encoding IclR family transcriptional regulator, protein MTDTRQNGIQAIERTFTIVEALNELDGAGVSELARYVDLPKSTVHNHLNTLESAEYIVRRGDEYRTGLKFLQTGEIARNQHKLYQVARSEVDKLAEKTGDISGLMTEEHGRGVFIYRGRGSEAARIDTHIGDRTPLHTTALGKVIMAFLPDERVEEILDQHGLVELTHNTITDRDQLLEELEVARERKIAFDDEERLNGLRSVAAPILDGTNTVIGAISVAGPTHRMQGDRFRTELPDQALGVANIIELNIQHS, encoded by the coding sequence ATGACAGACACCCGCCAAAACGGCATTCAAGCCATCGAGCGTACGTTCACCATCGTGGAAGCCCTGAACGAACTCGACGGCGCGGGCGTCTCTGAGCTCGCGCGATACGTCGACCTCCCCAAGAGCACCGTTCACAACCACCTGAACACCCTCGAGTCTGCTGAGTACATCGTCAGACGAGGCGACGAGTATCGAACCGGCTTGAAGTTCCTCCAGACCGGCGAAATCGCTCGAAACCAGCACAAACTGTATCAGGTGGCGCGCTCCGAAGTCGACAAGCTCGCCGAAAAGACCGGCGACATCTCCGGACTAATGACCGAAGAGCATGGTCGTGGCGTCTTTATCTATCGGGGCCGCGGGTCAGAGGCGGCGCGAATCGACACGCACATCGGGGATCGAACACCGCTTCACACGACCGCCCTCGGAAAAGTCATCATGGCGTTTCTCCCTGACGAGCGCGTCGAGGAAATCCTCGATCAACACGGGTTAGTGGAACTCACCCACAACACGATCACCGACCGCGACCAACTGCTCGAGGAACTCGAGGTGGCTCGAGAGCGCAAGATCGCGTTCGACGACGAAGAGCGGTTGAACGGTCTTCGGAGCGTCGCAGCGCCGATCCTCGATGGAACGAATACGGTAATCGGCGCCATTAGCGTCGCTGGTCCAACCCACCGGATGCAGGGGGATCGGTTTCGAACGGAACTGCCGGATCAGGCCCTCGGCGTCGCGAATATCATCGAACTCAATATTCAACACTCCTGA
- a CDS encoding response regulator: protein MESTPTVLIVEDEQMLGDLFATWLEPEYNVRVENDGEQALEHLDGEIDMALLDRRMPGLSGDEVLDVIRERGFEFPVAMVTAVQPDFDIVEMGFDDYLVKPVDQDALLSLVGTLISLPSYEDAIQQYFQLASKKAALEASKSDSELESSDEYSQLLEQYAQAKRQADQKIETIADDIDFSELDDEFDS from the coding sequence ATGGAGTCAACCCCCACAGTTCTCATCGTCGAAGACGAGCAGATGTTGGGTGATCTGTTCGCGACCTGGTTAGAGCCGGAGTACAACGTGCGGGTCGAAAACGACGGGGAACAAGCGCTCGAGCACCTCGACGGGGAAATCGATATGGCACTGCTCGACAGACGGATGCCCGGCCTGTCCGGAGACGAGGTGCTCGATGTGATTCGCGAACGCGGCTTCGAGTTTCCCGTCGCGATGGTGACCGCCGTCCAGCCGGATTTCGACATCGTTGAGATGGGGTTCGACGATTATCTCGTCAAACCAGTCGACCAGGACGCGCTGCTATCGCTCGTCGGTACCCTCATTTCGCTTCCTTCCTACGAAGACGCAATCCAGCAGTACTTCCAGCTCGCATCGAAAAAAGCGGCGCTTGAGGCCTCGAAATCCGATTCCGAACTCGAATCGAGCGACGAATACAGCCAACTTCTCGAGCAGTACGCACAGGCAAAGCGCCAGGCTGATCAGAAAATAGAGACCATCGCCGACGATATCGACTTCTCCGAACTGGACGACGAATTCGATTCCTGA
- a CDS encoding DUF7504 family protein has translation MSNQTRVLYVNDTPESLRTWADFLADHSELAVTTAASVSEGVTAISTGEFDCVLSDLSMTDARNLEFLTEVRTRDPEIPFILFTADEQDRTINEAIEKGADDYLSKSLAMETEDVLLRRIRQLTEDTTTQTANGDVSKPMSIDIIDLDRTETGHGGVEKGERNLSGRANHESLGEPVAIGSEPKPIRYDPPDVTSTLIQADTATKRERASCQDILATARGEAPNVVLIRYKRIGESALSEIVARANRTTIISIGYTQPTPSRLESDVEIIRIDSPTDLTRLGIVTTGIVSGWKSQPAKSILCFDTVSVLLQYKTVKQVFQFLHILLAKLRSAGVTSYFHLDHTAESQQDVNSLKPIFDNILEVSSDRVDVVSETR, from the coding sequence ATGTCCAATCAAACTCGAGTGCTCTACGTGAACGATACGCCGGAATCGTTACGGACGTGGGCCGATTTCCTCGCAGATCACAGCGAACTCGCAGTTACGACCGCAGCAAGCGTTTCGGAGGGAGTTACCGCGATTTCGACGGGCGAGTTCGACTGTGTGCTAAGTGATCTGTCGATGACCGACGCCCGAAATCTCGAGTTTCTAACGGAAGTCCGAACGCGTGATCCCGAGATTCCGTTTATCCTCTTTACGGCGGACGAACAGGACCGAACGATCAACGAAGCGATCGAAAAGGGGGCCGACGATTACCTGTCGAAGTCGCTGGCGATGGAAACGGAGGACGTGCTTCTCCGTCGAATCCGCCAGTTGACCGAAGACACCACGACGCAGACGGCAAACGGCGACGTCTCGAAGCCGATGAGCATCGATATCATCGATCTAGATAGAACGGAGACCGGTCACGGCGGTGTCGAGAAAGGAGAGCGAAATCTTTCCGGGCGGGCGAATCACGAATCGCTCGGGGAGCCTGTCGCTATCGGAAGCGAACCGAAACCGATCAGGTACGATCCCCCGGACGTAACCAGCACGCTGATTCAAGCGGATACAGCAACCAAACGAGAACGTGCGTCCTGTCAGGACATTCTCGCCACGGCGCGCGGCGAAGCGCCAAACGTCGTACTCATCAGGTACAAGCGAATCGGCGAGAGCGCCCTCTCGGAGATCGTAGCGCGGGCCAACCGGACGACGATCATCTCGATCGGCTACACGCAGCCGACACCCAGCCGTCTCGAGAGCGACGTCGAAATCATCCGAATCGACAGTCCGACGGACCTCACTCGCCTTGGCATCGTCACGACCGGTATCGTTTCGGGGTGGAAATCCCAGCCCGCGAAGTCGATTCTCTGTTTCGATACGGTGAGCGTATTGTTACAGTACAAGACGGTCAAACAGGTGTTTCAGTTCCTGCACATTCTCCTCGCGAAGTTACGCTCGGCTGGAGTCACGTCGTACTTTCACCTCGACCACACCGCCGAATCTCAGCAGGACGTAAACTCGTTGAAGCCGATATTCGACAATATACTCGAGGTGAGCTCAGATCGTGTTGATGTCGTAAGCGAGACACGATAA